The segment GAGTGGCGGATGGGAGTGGGGCATCGACCTGCCGGCCGCAAGCCCGCTCTACAGGCAAGCGACAACGGTGGCGTTCGCTGCGATCGTCGTGTGTCAAGTAGCGAATGTCTACGCGTGTCGGAGTCCGAGGGGATCAGTCCTCTCCATGGGTATCTTCACAAATCGACTCATCGTCTGGGGTATTGGGGTCGAGCTCTCCATCCTCGGCCTGATTGTCTACAGCCCGATTGGCCATCGGATCTTCGGGACCGACGCTTTTCTGGGAGGGTTCTGGTGGCTTCTGATCGGCTGCGCGACGCTGCTGCTGCTTCTGGAAGAGGCGAGGAAGAGGATCGTTCGCCGCTTCGACCTGGTGAAAGGACTTCGTTATCAGGAGGGGACCGCATGAGACCAAAGGCTGGACCATCGCTTCGAAAGGGCACAGGGCGGACGCAAAAGCGGCGGAAGCGATCGACAGAGGCCGAACTGGTGAAGGAGGATCTCGGGGTAGAGGTCGAGAGGCCGCTTGATGCCGAGGATGTAGCGTTAGCCTCGCTGGAAGCGCAGGTGCGGGCAAAAGAGGCGCGGGCGGATCTGGGTTCGACAGCGCCGAACACAGTGGTGGCCGTCCGCCTTTCGAGCGCGGTGATCTCCCGGCTTGAGACAGAGGCCGCAAGGCGTTGCATTACGCCGTCAGAGCTGATCACGCGGGCCCTCATGCAGTATCTACGGACATGAACATCGATGCCTTACACCCCTCTCACCTTTATCCTCTCTCTCCAGGGGAGGGAGAGGAGATTTTTCTTGGTCCTACTCGCCCCCGATTGGAGGAGAGGGCGGGGGTGAGGGGGATTTGCTAACTACTACACCGTAAAGGAGGCTCTCTCATGCTGGCCGGGTTTCCAAAGCAGGTCACACTTCAGACCGGAACGATCGTGACGATTCGCCCAATGGTCAAAGAGGATGCGGCAAGGCTCCATGAATTTTTCTGTAGAGTTCCGCGCGAAGACCGTCTCTTTCTGCGGGACGATGTCTCCCTGCGGGAGGTGATCGATGCGTGGGCGGAAGAGCTCGACTACGAGAAGGTCCTGCCGCTTGTGGCAGAGGTGGACGACACCATCGTGGCGGATGTCACTTTGCATCGTCGTAAATTCGGCTGGACCAGCCATGTGGGCAAGGTGCGCCTGGTCGTCGATGGAGAGTATCGGGCGAAGGGCCTCGGGACGCTCATGCTCGAGGCGCTGATCGAGACCGCCAGGAAGGCGGGCCTTGAAATTCTCGTCGCCGAAATCATGGGAGGCCAGACAGAGGCGCTGAAAATCCTCAAGCGGCTGGGATTCACAAAAGAGGCGGTCTTCTACAACTATGTCAAGGACCAGATCGGGGAGGAGCACGACCTCGTGGTGATGATGAAGAACCTGCAGATTGAGCCGGCCATGGTTCCCTTTTAATCGGGACTATGAGGCGTGACCCATGAAACTTGCGATCAAGGTAAAGCCGAAGAGACGGGTTCCCCATCGGCCGACAAAGGTGGAGCCGCAGCGGGTTCGCTATGATCGGAAACGGGCCAGGCAGTCCGTTCGAGAAGAGTTGAAGGCGGAGGGGAAGGCCGACTGAGGTAGATATACCACAACACGACGAGAGTGAAGAGTGAGACAATGACCAGCCCGTTGAAACCTGAGGCATTGCGTAAAGTCTGCTCGCCGGAAAGTCTCCCCTTCGAAGGGACGGATGAGCTCAAGCCCCTGGAGGAAGTCGTATCCCAAGAACGCGCCGTCGAGGCCATCACGTTCGGCGTTGGTATTAAGAGCGAGGGGTTTAATCTCTTCGTCCTCGGACCTGCCGGAACCGGCAAGACCACGGCGATCAAGCGCTTCCTGGCCAGCGAGGCGGCGAAGCTCCCGACTCCTCCAGATTGGTGTTACGTCAATAACTTTGCCGATCCGCAACGCCCCCGCGGGCTCTGCCTGCCGCCAGGTCGCGCCCGCGTCTTCCAGACCGACTGCGAGCGGCTGCTGGAGGAGCTGAAGACGGGCGTCCCCAGAGCCTTTGAGTCCGAAGCATATGAGCAGAACCGACAGACGATCCTGGAGGATTTGCAGAGACAGACAAGCGACGAGTTGGAGGCGCTGCGCAAGCGCGCGGATGCGTTTGGGTTCGGGCTGGCTAAAACGGCCAGCGGCTTCATGATCATCCCCATGCTTCGAGGCAAGCCGTTGAAACCGGAAGGGTTTGAAGGCCTCGATGAGGAGACCAAGCAGCAGGTTAACCTGAGGATGGAGGAGGTACAGAAGGATCTGGCCGCGACACGCCGCCGGATCCGCGATCTCGAACGGGAGGCGAAGAACCGGCTCGACGGGATAGACCGGGAGGTCGCCACCTCGGCGGTTGATCACCTGATCGAGGAGGTTAAGGATGGGTATGCGGATCAC is part of the Candidatus Methylomirabilota bacterium genome and harbors:
- a CDS encoding GNAT family N-acetyltransferase — protein: MLAGFPKQVTLQTGTIVTIRPMVKEDAARLHEFFCRVPREDRLFLRDDVSLREVIDAWAEELDYEKVLPLVAEVDDTIVADVTLHRRKFGWTSHVGKVRLVVDGEYRAKGLGTLMLEALIETARKAGLEILVAEIMGGQTEALKILKRLGFTKEAVFYNYVKDQIGEEHDLVVMMKNLQIEPAMVPF